A single Sylvia atricapilla isolate bSylAtr1 chromosome 11, bSylAtr1.pri, whole genome shotgun sequence DNA region contains:
- the KLHDC8B gene encoding kelch domain-containing protein 8B isoform X3: MAAGVGAFAWATFPAMPTRRVYCSAAHRDGQLFVLGGCGGGGRALGTAEVLDLPAQRWTTLPPLPTPRAGAAALAVGKQILVVGGVDAAQSPLASVEVYHVDEGKWEKKAALAQPSMGISAVQRDGAVYALGGMGADTSPQALVRVYEPAKDHWQPLPSMPTPCYGASAFLQGNKIFVLGGRQGKLPVTAFEAFDLETRSWTRYPSVPSRRAFAACAMADGVVFSLGGLQQPGPHNFYSRPHFVNTVEMFDPAQGVWRKPSRTIRMKEKRADFVAGCLGGRVVAVGGLGNAGGNQSCPLDSVEGFSLSQKKWEPLPPMPTGRCSCSSCPTPSLLFVIGGVAQGPSGAVEALCLRDVP, from the exons ATGGCGGCGGGCGTGGGCGCCTTCGCGTGGGCCACCTTCCCCGCCATGCCCACGCGGCGCGTGTACTGCAGCGCCGCGCACCGCGACGGGCAGCTCTTCGTGCTGGGCGGctgcgggggcggcgggcgagCCCTGGGAACTGCTGAGGTGCTCGACCTCCCAGCCCAGCGCTGGACCACGCTCCCACCACTGCCCACGCCGCGGGCTGGCGCTGCCGCCCTGGCCGTGGGCAAGCAGATCTTGGTTGTGGGCGGTGTGGATGCGGCACAGAGCCCCCTCGCCTCCGTTGAGGTCTACCACGTGGATGAGGGCAAGTGGGAGAAGAAGGCGGCATTGGCTCAGCCCTCCATGGGCATCTCAGCTGTACAGAGAG ATGGGGCTGTCTACGCACTTGGGGGAATGGGCGCAGACACCTCACCCCAGGCACTAGTCCGTGTCTATGAGCCGGCAAAGGACCACTGGCAGCCCCTACCCTCCATGCCCACCCCATGTTATGGGGcctctgccttcctgcagggaaacaAGATCTTCGTCCTCG GAGGCCGGCAAGGCAAGCTGCCTGTCACCGCTTTCGAGGCCTTTGACCTGGAGACAAGGAGCTGGACACGCTACCCCAGTGTGCCCAGCCGTCGCGCCTTCGCTGCCTGTGCCATGGCTGATGGGGTTGTCTTCAGCCTGggtgggctgcagcagccagggcccCACAACTTCTATTCCCGTCCCCATTTTGTCAACACCGTGGAGATGTTTGATCCTGCGCAGG GTGTGTGGAGAAAGCCAAGCCGTACCATCCGTATGAAAGAGAAGAGAGCCGACTTCGTGGCTGGATGCCTGGGTGGAAGAGTGGTGGCTGTGGGTGGCCTCGGTAATGCTGGGG GGAACCAGTCCTGCCCACTGGACTCAGTGGAAGGGTTCAGCCTCTCACAGAAAAAGTGGGAGCCGCTGCCCCCCATGCCCACTGGccgctgctcctgctccagctgcccaaCGCCCAGTCTGCTCTTCGTCATCGGCGGTGTGGCCCAGGGTCCCAGCGGTGCTGTTGAGGCTCTGTGCCTGCGTGATGTGCCCTGA
- the KLHDC8B gene encoding kelch domain-containing protein 8B isoform X1: MPCHFCLFLKQTFLAHFCVSFLPALGSACAGGWEVPFPACSFAWLSQVETKVLVEGLRPMCTFPDASERSQQGCAQSRAELMFCPCSGDRTGVLSRVGRWVYDSLNTPLCGPGTGSVQRGRAEPVSLQSFSLRWFLPGEVNAAGARRAGGTGRPGRRGAGHGRGAGADAAPPPPAAGGPEAGGGTEQRRERRSGRRGGRGPDQWRARPDGRHGRARARGPPGRLTWPMAAGVGAFAWATFPAMPTRRVYCSAAHRDGQLFVLGGCGGGGRALGTAEVLDLPAQRWTTLPPLPTPRAGAAALAVGKQILVVGGVDAAQSPLASVEVYHVDEGKWEKKAALAQPSMGISAVQRDGAVYALGGMGADTSPQALVRVYEPAKDHWQPLPSMPTPCYGASAFLQGNKIFVLGGRQGKLPVTAFEAFDLETRSWTRYPSVPSRRAFAACAMADGVVFSLGGLQQPGPHNFYSRPHFVNTVEMFDPAQGVWRKPSRTIRMKEKRADFVAGCLGGRVVAVGGLGNAGGNQSCPLDSVEGFSLSQKKWEPLPPMPTGRCSCSSCPTPSLLFVIGGVAQGPSGAVEALCLRDVP; encoded by the exons ATGCCTTGTCACTTCtgtctgtttttaaagcaaacctTTTTAGCTCATTTCTGTGTGAGTTTCCTGCCTGCCcttggctctgcctgtgctggtgggTGGGAAGTGCCTTTCCCAGCGTGTTCATTTGCCTGGCTCAGCCAAGTGGAGACAAAAGTGTTGGTGGAGGGTTTGAGACCCATGTGCACCTTTCCTGACGCTTCTGAGAGATCCCAGCAAGGTTGTGCTCAGAGTAGGGCTGAGCTTATgttctgtccctgcagtggtGACAGGACAGGGGTCCTTTCCAGGGTAGGACGATGGGTTTACGACTCCTTGAACACGCCGCTGTGTGGCCCTGGCACCGGCAGCGTGCAAcgagggagagcagagccagtgTCTCTGCAGTCCTTCTCGCTGCGATGGTTCCTTCCCGGCGAGGTGAACGCGGCAGGGGCACGGCGGGCCGGTGGCACCGGGAGGCCCGGGCGGAGGGGAGCGGGGCACGGCAGGGGGGCCGGGGCGGACGCGGCGCCGCCCCCACCGGCAGCGGGCGGGCCCGAGGCGGGCGGAGGCACGGAACAGCGGAGAGAGCGGCGGAGCGGGCGGAGAG GAGGCCGTGGGCCAGACCAGTGGCGAGCCAGGCCGGATGGGCGGCACGGCAGGGCCAGAGCCCGGGGACCCCCGGGGCGGCTGACCTGGCCCATGGCGGCGGGCGTGGGCGCCTTCGCGTGGGCCACCTTCCCCGCCATGCCCACGCGGCGCGTGTACTGCAGCGCCGCGCACCGCGACGGGCAGCTCTTCGTGCTGGGCGGctgcgggggcggcgggcgagCCCTGGGAACTGCTGAGGTGCTCGACCTCCCAGCCCAGCGCTGGACCACGCTCCCACCACTGCCCACGCCGCGGGCTGGCGCTGCCGCCCTGGCCGTGGGCAAGCAGATCTTGGTTGTGGGCGGTGTGGATGCGGCACAGAGCCCCCTCGCCTCCGTTGAGGTCTACCACGTGGATGAGGGCAAGTGGGAGAAGAAGGCGGCATTGGCTCAGCCCTCCATGGGCATCTCAGCTGTACAGAGAG ATGGGGCTGTCTACGCACTTGGGGGAATGGGCGCAGACACCTCACCCCAGGCACTAGTCCGTGTCTATGAGCCGGCAAAGGACCACTGGCAGCCCCTACCCTCCATGCCCACCCCATGTTATGGGGcctctgccttcctgcagggaaacaAGATCTTCGTCCTCG GAGGCCGGCAAGGCAAGCTGCCTGTCACCGCTTTCGAGGCCTTTGACCTGGAGACAAGGAGCTGGACACGCTACCCCAGTGTGCCCAGCCGTCGCGCCTTCGCTGCCTGTGCCATGGCTGATGGGGTTGTCTTCAGCCTGggtgggctgcagcagccagggcccCACAACTTCTATTCCCGTCCCCATTTTGTCAACACCGTGGAGATGTTTGATCCTGCGCAGG GTGTGTGGAGAAAGCCAAGCCGTACCATCCGTATGAAAGAGAAGAGAGCCGACTTCGTGGCTGGATGCCTGGGTGGAAGAGTGGTGGCTGTGGGTGGCCTCGGTAATGCTGGGG GGAACCAGTCCTGCCCACTGGACTCAGTGGAAGGGTTCAGCCTCTCACAGAAAAAGTGGGAGCCGCTGCCCCCCATGCCCACTGGccgctgctcctgctccagctgcccaaCGCCCAGTCTGCTCTTCGTCATCGGCGGTGTGGCCCAGGGTCCCAGCGGTGCTGTTGAGGCTCTGTGCCTGCGTGATGTGCCCTGA
- the LOC136365892 gene encoding uncharacterized protein — MSGGVGRQRRLVLHVDLNNTVVVADTVTGQAPRAALNTFLSTVTWGRVGASGEWEWVSDLPSLRSPCPGALSYYSRHGRDPAFTEAGPGRRFRDLHARHLRLLEWPGRPQDALSVPGEPGKRYHLILPSFFRLLDTLHRDGRAFAVVFRTFGSDLPRALQAVSSALDGQHPQFPALKDVALPVDLSPGQIRCSKREVVLTRGAERLATREDRRKLYNYFSSFEGIGGFQDHFDWWARNQFSSQGGKPLWIDPHDPDIHHIFIDDNIRLDDGDTIVHPQVFSEQGSSSPRSVPTSELYNICLVQTNLLEAIADEDYFLRCVRRCEENYDRYLACMEKDPPSQQWDGQ, encoded by the exons ATGAGCGGCGGGGTCGGGCGACAGCGGCGCCTGGTTCTGCACGTGGACCTCAACAACACGGTGGTGGTGGCGGACACGGTAACGGGACAGGCCCCGCGAGCAGCGCTCAACACCTTTCTCAGCACCGTCACCTGGGGCCGCGTCGGGGCCTCCG GCGAGTGGGAGTGGGTGAGCGACCTCCCATCCCTGCGTTCCCCGTGCCCCGGCGCCCTCAGCTACTACAGCCGCCACGGCCGGGACCCCGCCTTCACCGAGGCCGGCCCGGGCCGGCGCTTCCGCGACCTCCACGCTCGTCACCTGCGGCTGCTGGAGTGGCCGGGCCGGCCGCAGGACGCCTTGTCGGTGCCAGGGGAGCCCGGCAAACGCTACCACCTGATCCTGCCCTCCTTCTTCCGCCTCCTGGACACGCTGCACCGGGATGGCAGGGCCTTCGCCGTTGTCTTCAGGACCTTCGGCAGCGACCTGCCCCGTGCTCTGCAGGCCGTCAGCAGCGCTCTGGACGGGCAGCACCCCCAGTTCCCTGCCCTGAAGGATGTGGCG ctccctgtaGATCTTAGCCCTGGCCAGATACGCTGCAGCAAGCGAGAGGTGGTGTTAACACGGGGAGCAGAGCGTCTGGCTACCCGGGAAGACAGAAGAAAGCTTTACAACTACTTCAGCTCCTTTGAGGGAATTGGAGGCTTCCAAGACCACTTTGACTG GTGGGCCAGAAATCAGTTCTCTTCCCAGGGTGGGAAGCCCCTGTGGATAGACCCCCATGATCCTGACATCCACCACATCTTCATTGATGACAACATCCGGCTGGATGATGGGGACACCATTGTTCACCCCCAG gtgttctcagagcagggcagcagcagtcCCAGGAGTGTGCCCACCTCAGAGCTGTACAACATTTGCCTGGTGCAAACCAATTTGCTGGAGGCCATTGCTGATGAGGACTATTTCCTGCGCTGTGTAAGGAGGTGCGAGGAGAACTACGACCGCTACCTGGCTTGCATGGAGAAGGACCCCCCAAGCCAGCAGTGGGATGGACAGTGA
- the KLHDC8B gene encoding kelch domain-containing protein 8B isoform X2 — protein sequence MPCHFCLFLKQTFLAHFCVSFLPALGSACAGGWEVPFPACSFAWLSQVETKVLVEGLRPMCTFPDASERSQQGCAQSRAELMFCPCSGDRTGVLSRVGRWVYDSLNTPLCGPGTGSVQRGRAEPVSLQSFSLRWFLPGEVNAAGARRAGGTGRPGRRGAGHGRGAGADAAPPPPAAGGPEAGGGTEQRRERRSGRRGGRGPDQWRARPDGRHGRARARGPPGRLTWPMAAGVGAFAWATFPAMPTRRVYCSAAHRDGQLFVLGGCGGGGRALGTAEVLDLPAQRWTTLPPLPTPRAGAAALAVGKQILVVGGVDAAQSPLASVEVYHVDEGKWEKKAALAQPSMGISAVQRDGAVYALGGMGADTSPQALVRVYEPAKDHWQPLPSMPTPCYGASAFLQGNKIFVLGGRQGKLPVTAFEAFDLETRSWTRYPSVPSRRAFAACAMADGVVFSLGGLQQPGPHNFYSRPHFVNTVEMFDPAQGVWRKPSRTIRMKEKRADFVAGCLGGRVVAVGGLGNQSCPLDSVEGFSLSQKKWEPLPPMPTGRCSCSSCPTPSLLFVIGGVAQGPSGAVEALCLRDVP from the exons ATGCCTTGTCACTTCtgtctgtttttaaagcaaacctTTTTAGCTCATTTCTGTGTGAGTTTCCTGCCTGCCcttggctctgcctgtgctggtgggTGGGAAGTGCCTTTCCCAGCGTGTTCATTTGCCTGGCTCAGCCAAGTGGAGACAAAAGTGTTGGTGGAGGGTTTGAGACCCATGTGCACCTTTCCTGACGCTTCTGAGAGATCCCAGCAAGGTTGTGCTCAGAGTAGGGCTGAGCTTATgttctgtccctgcagtggtGACAGGACAGGGGTCCTTTCCAGGGTAGGACGATGGGTTTACGACTCCTTGAACACGCCGCTGTGTGGCCCTGGCACCGGCAGCGTGCAAcgagggagagcagagccagtgTCTCTGCAGTCCTTCTCGCTGCGATGGTTCCTTCCCGGCGAGGTGAACGCGGCAGGGGCACGGCGGGCCGGTGGCACCGGGAGGCCCGGGCGGAGGGGAGCGGGGCACGGCAGGGGGGCCGGGGCGGACGCGGCGCCGCCCCCACCGGCAGCGGGCGGGCCCGAGGCGGGCGGAGGCACGGAACAGCGGAGAGAGCGGCGGAGCGGGCGGAGAG GAGGCCGTGGGCCAGACCAGTGGCGAGCCAGGCCGGATGGGCGGCACGGCAGGGCCAGAGCCCGGGGACCCCCGGGGCGGCTGACCTGGCCCATGGCGGCGGGCGTGGGCGCCTTCGCGTGGGCCACCTTCCCCGCCATGCCCACGCGGCGCGTGTACTGCAGCGCCGCGCACCGCGACGGGCAGCTCTTCGTGCTGGGCGGctgcgggggcggcgggcgagCCCTGGGAACTGCTGAGGTGCTCGACCTCCCAGCCCAGCGCTGGACCACGCTCCCACCACTGCCCACGCCGCGGGCTGGCGCTGCCGCCCTGGCCGTGGGCAAGCAGATCTTGGTTGTGGGCGGTGTGGATGCGGCACAGAGCCCCCTCGCCTCCGTTGAGGTCTACCACGTGGATGAGGGCAAGTGGGAGAAGAAGGCGGCATTGGCTCAGCCCTCCATGGGCATCTCAGCTGTACAGAGAG ATGGGGCTGTCTACGCACTTGGGGGAATGGGCGCAGACACCTCACCCCAGGCACTAGTCCGTGTCTATGAGCCGGCAAAGGACCACTGGCAGCCCCTACCCTCCATGCCCACCCCATGTTATGGGGcctctgccttcctgcagggaaacaAGATCTTCGTCCTCG GAGGCCGGCAAGGCAAGCTGCCTGTCACCGCTTTCGAGGCCTTTGACCTGGAGACAAGGAGCTGGACACGCTACCCCAGTGTGCCCAGCCGTCGCGCCTTCGCTGCCTGTGCCATGGCTGATGGGGTTGTCTTCAGCCTGggtgggctgcagcagccagggcccCACAACTTCTATTCCCGTCCCCATTTTGTCAACACCGTGGAGATGTTTGATCCTGCGCAGG GTGTGTGGAGAAAGCCAAGCCGTACCATCCGTATGAAAGAGAAGAGAGCCGACTTCGTGGCTGGATGCCTGGGTGGAAGAGTGGTGGCTGTGGGTGGCCTCG GGAACCAGTCCTGCCCACTGGACTCAGTGGAAGGGTTCAGCCTCTCACAGAAAAAGTGGGAGCCGCTGCCCCCCATGCCCACTGGccgctgctcctgctccagctgcccaaCGCCCAGTCTGCTCTTCGTCATCGGCGGTGTGGCCCAGGGTCCCAGCGGTGCTGTTGAGGCTCTGTGCCTGCGTGATGTGCCCTGA